TAATCGATGGAAATTCGACTTTTTTCGGTGAATTTGCACGATCGGCCCGCGAGCAACAAGACGAAGCGTTTCGGAAAGGAAGGAGAGAAAATCGAACACATGACTCGAAGAGTTCTCACGGAGTTTTTGAAAACCGACGTCCGTCGGATCATCGGCGGCTCATTGGGTAATTAGCTCATTGGATTATCGTCGGATTCGGTAAACGCGTTGTTACGTGCCCGTGCGATATTACTCACGTGCGGTACATCTCTGCAGAAGAAGAACCACGAGCACTGGGAGAAGAACGCGACGAGTCATGCTTGTGCCTAATCTGTTTATCGTTGCGTTTCTTTTCGCGGATTGTTCACTGGAGTGCGCCACACGATTATTCCTTCTTAATCCGATCCAATGCAATCCAATCGTTTAGACACATACCATCGTCAGCTAGGAAGAAGAACGTCGCGTTCCTATTTATTCTTCCTGTAGCCAGTGATTTTTCTAACTGCGTGCGAAGCAAAGAAACTAGTTTCGAAAACTGTCTGGTTTCTGGTTCCTCGGAGAACGGATACCCGCCCGATGGTCGTTGACGTTCTAACTGCTGCCATCGTAGAATTCCGCGAATCTCCCGAGTAAGTGAAAAAATAATCTGCAGTGGAGGGGGCTAACAGGAAAATTTTTCCAGCTAATGGAAACGCGCGATGCAATTTTAGAAGCCTGACCCCTGTTTGGTTCTGGTTGCGCGGTCATGTGGTCGCGTAGCCTTGACCGCGGCCAtgaccgcgcgcgcgcgttcgatAGCACCAattttccttatttttattCGGCAAAACTGGTTCCGAAGCTAACCGCGTTCTTTCTTgcaagaaaatttcgaaaaaggtAGTTGTCCTTGCGCTTCTGCATTCTGTATTGCATCGATACAAATGCATTCTATTTGCCCGTTACCATGGAACGACGGTGACGAACTTTGACCTCAGTATACCAAACGGTCCGCGATACGTTGCGGTCGTTTGGGAATTCCCAGCAATTCCCGGTAATTCCCAACAATTCCTCGTAATTCTCGGCAATTCCCTAACTACGCGTCTTATTAGTCATTGGTCGCGCTTTATTTGTTGCGTTGCGGCTTTTGCGAGTATGTTGCAACTGTTCTTCGCATATCGCGCTCTCGTTACATACATGTGTGTGCACAACTGCAGACCATAACTACTCGTTAAAAACGATAACCTTTCGAACCGATTACGATAGCGATAGATCGCAAAGAAAACATGCTCCTCTCGACGAATTCGACACGTTAAATCTCATTGAGATTTTTATTTAATGAATGTATACTTTACAGTGTAAAATGTAGGTCGGGAAGACGCAAGGGATGGTCGGGGGTACTACAACAGTACAAGTACAAAATAGAATACATAGTTTTACAGAAGATTTCGTTATGCCGAATCGGATAGGCGTCGCGTCGAGTCAGTAGGAATTTGTCATTCGAACTTCAAGGTCTTATCTTGCTGAGTATCCAAGGCACGAAGTAGCTGACTTTGGTGTAGACGCTAGGCCATCCCTCTATACCGCAGCCAGCCCCGACGGAGACCAAGCCGACCACGGTCCACTTTGCAGCACCCACAGGTGATCTTTCCAAGGCCATCAGAGGTCCTCCCGCGCTTCCAATGCACGGGTCCTTGTCCTTTTCTCCTCCGGCGCAGATTTGGCTGGGGTGAAGGTTATACGACATGTTCTTGTAAACTGCCTGGCATTGCTCCTTCTCGACGAAAGGAAGGGAGACCTTCTGCTTGAGGTTCGATGGCGATTCATCATCCCATTTCAATACCCACCAGCCGGCAGCGACCAACTTTTGCCCGATGGACTCGTTCGACGGTAGACAAATCGGTTGTACGTAGTTAGTGAACGGAACGTCCCGGGACAACCTGATCAACGCAATGTCGTACGTGCGGTTCCTCGAGGTTGGTTGGTAGTTTTCGTGCACGATTATCTTCTCCACTTCGACCGAGATGTGCTCGTCTGCGCAGATCTGGGTCCCGTTTCCGTCCTTTATGCAATCGACGGTGGTGTTCGTGTCATATTCTCCTAAACGGACGCTCTGTAAACTCCAGGTACTGGGCTTATATTTGGTATTGACACATTGCGCTGCTGTTAGGACGTAACGTTTGCTGATCAGCACTCCTCCGCAACGCGTCTTTATTCTGCTCGCTAAAACATACCGACAGCGACTTCAAAATCTCGGAGGAGTCTCGCAGACAGTTTACCAGTTCTACGTTCAATCTATGAAACGATATCTAAGCTAAGGGACAATGGTCCTTACGTGTCGTATATTCCAAGAGGGCCGACCAAGGAAATTCGTCGATGTCGGTGCGTTCTCCGCCGACGATTCTCGAAGATAAGTCCTTGCCGCATTCGGTTGGTAGCAAGGGATTATTATTAACTGGATCCTCCGTTGGACGAGGTTGTTCGGATGGACAGCACACTTTCGGGCCCCTCCCCTCGAAACCGCACTGCGATTGCTTCAAATACTGGATCGCATATTGTGGAACCGGATCGATTAAAAGCATATTGAACAATACCGGACATTGTCGAATTCCAATGCAGATGCCATTCCCGCCGATCGGTGTCACGCAGTTTGATCCTCCGGGCTCCTGATATTCTGAAAAACCCGGATAAAACAAAGAAATCGAAATCGTTCGGTTGGaattgaaattgtgaaaataacgttaattttcgaagaattaTCCTGCTATGACGATTGGCCTTGACGTGATGACATTGTAGACGTTTTAGAAAGTATCATCGTCGCCTCTGCCATTTAGATGATTGTTTTGATACGGCGAAGACGGGTCTTCCCATGATCGTTTTGTAATTTTATGCGAACCAATAAAACGCAAACGCCGACGCGAAAGCGGAAGGATTACTCGTTCTTTCGTGAACGACGGTTTAAACGTTAGCGTGCAGTTTCTTTGTCGAGAGCAGCGATTGTCTTTGATCTTCGGGACGCGGATGTTCCGTTGGTAATTTTACTTACGTGCATTGGCAGAGTACAGTATCAACGCTTGGAGAAACACGCTCGAGACGAACAGGTTCATAATTTCCGATGCGTCGCGTCACGTGAACAGAATGATTCCTTCGTAGCGGTCCTCGAATAGCTGTGCAAGATCCTTGGAAAATTCGATGCACCAGCGAAATTCGTGGCTGTTTTGTCGACGATCGGGGTACAGACTGACGATCCGAATGAGCAATGTTAGTCTATATAACCGGAGTCACGATCAACTGGTTCCCCTACTAGTCCAAAATGTTAGGACTATGACATCGCCATTGGCTCATTGGCTCATTGGATCGTCGTCGGATCCGGTAAACACGTTGTTACGTGCTCGTACGATATTACTTACGTGCGGCACACCTCTGCAGAAGAAGAACCACGAGCACGGGGAGAACTTGCTTGCTATGCTTGTGCCTAATCTGTTTATCGTCGCGCTTCTTTCTGCTTCTGGAAGGCGTTCAAAGATCAGCGATCTGCGATCCCGTTAAACTGATCTGATTCGATCCAATCCGATGCAATGCAACGTCAGTTAGGAAGAAGAACGTCGAGTTCCTATTTACACTTGCCTGTAGCCAGTGATTTTTCAAACTGCGTGCTAAGCAGTCGAACCAGTTTCGAAAACTGTTTGTTTTCTGGTTCCGCGGAGAACGAATACCCGCCAGTTggtctgtatggagccttttttcgatacgaacactaaatctctcgaaattaagagaataatgtttaattaaatgaacagtgttcgtttacctggatGACATCGTGGTTTGCGCATCATCAttacatgaacacaacgttaaagtcaggaaattatgcaatcgtttacgagaacatggcttaacccttcagaccaataattgtgaatttttacggaaagaagttacataccttggacacattatttcaagacaaggagtaaaacTTGACCCCAGAAGattaaaagccgtcaaggattttccaacacccaccaatcagaagaatatacagcaatttttgggattagtaggatactgcagacgattcatatcagatttcaccacAAAAGCAAAACCTTTGATTAGTCTCGTGGGAAAAggcataaaattcaaatggacagaagaacaggaaaacagtTTCAAACAATTACGCGAAGAACTATGTCAGGAACCTATattacaataccccgacttcagcaaaccattcatcgttacaacggatgCATTAGAACATGCCGTTGGAGCCGTGCTTAATCAAGGCTAGATAGGAAATGACctgccgattgcttacgcatcACGCAGCCTCAacaaagcagagaaaaattattCCGCCacagaaaaagaatgtttaaCCATGGTTTATGCCGTTCAATATTCCACACCGtattgtaggaatattttaagagaaactcctacgtcttaggtgtgacgtatcgggtggagTGATCTCATACCGATTTCGCTATAGTCCTTTAATTTCTCTATTAATAACTCGATACTTAACGCATTCGCTCCCGACTCTCGCTCTACTGATTCTCGCTCtactggctctctctctctctctctctctctaccgactgacacagcatccctcgcattcgtcccttttatatAAGGCCCTCTTTCATtgttcctctctcgcactctcactctctctctatcagtttcacatccattcggaaaacccaatcagtcacgtacgccctgcgcttggcgcccctaaacactttaccCCTTTCACGCCGGACtcaaacacgttggcgccaatgatgtcgcgtccacagtcacCCTACTGTCAGTTCATAACCCTACAgtatgtttacggaaccaaattcGCTCTTGTGGCAGATCACAGACCTTTAGTTTGGCTACATTCTGTAAACGATCCAACATCAGgactcatgaagtggaaattgagacttttggagtacgattatcaggttgtccataaatccggaaaaacgaataagaacgCGGACGCGTTACCGCGTAATCCTACCTCCATCTGTCTACCACTTATCCCGCGGGAACTCAGAGATCCTGATTTCaaaatccagataccgaaaacAGACACTGGCATTGATTcaattggacaacgtatcaggcaattacgtcgagaccgagaaaacGAACCGAGATATcaggaaacaagcagttcagatgaaagagaagagcccgctcttggaaaagtACGACACTCTCCCATCGTGAATAAAAACCGATCCCTTCCAAGCTTATCTCGAGAGGTGACAATGCCGGATGAAGACCAGGACACCACACACCATTTTTTAGCTTATCTGGtgatttaatttcatttgaggAACCGCTTAAAAATACAGTCAtcgaaaatacaaacaatttgcaagtggatcCACCTAATATACCGCAGGAACCATCATACAGAACAGGTGGAATTTTACAACCTACCGTAATTCAACTACCTACAAGCGGAACAAGTGCACGGCAGCTACCTGACCGTACAGTAGACCCTTACCCATTCTTTGACACCGCCGTGAAGCCAACCTTACCAACTATCCGACGCATAGAGTAAACTACTCCTTGGCTGACCGTACGCATCATCTTCTCCTGGCGCATAGAACATGCACCAAGATGCCCTTTGGATCGCAAGGTTCGCCATCAAACATATCGTGCCCTTTCGGATCACTAAAACGGTACATAAAGCCCACGCCAGCTCAATAAAACAGTCCAGTTGGAATACCCTACGCCATGTGAAGCCAATCTTATCAAATATCCAACGCATAGAGTAAACTACTCCTTGGCTGACCGTACGCATCATCTTCTCCTGGCGCATAGAACATGCACCAAGATGCCCTTTGGATCGCAAGGTTTGCCATCAAAGATATCGTGCCCTTTCGGACCCCTAAAGCTGTACATAAAGCCCACGCCAGCTCAATAAAGCAGTCCAGTTGGAATACCCTACGCCACGCGCTGTTGTTCTACCCTGCCGACTCTGTATCTCGAACTACGGTTCGGAATACGTTATTTCCGAAGTATTAACACGTAAAATATCGAAGTAACCATTGTCGAGTCCCGGGTTACGATAATTGTCCCGTAACAATGTGGTCGCGTAGTCTTGATCGCGGCCATGACCGTACGCGAGCGCGTTCTCTCTTAACAAGTTTCCTGATTTTTATTCGGCGAAACCAGTACCGAAGCTAACCGCGTTCTTTATTgcgagaaaatttcgaaaaaagtaGTTGCCCTTACGCTTCAGCATTCTGTATTCCATCGATACAGATGCATTCTATTTGCCCATTACCATGGAACGACGGTGGCAAACTTTGACCTCGGTATACCAAACAGTCCGCGATACGTTGCGGTCGTTTGGGTATTCCCGGTAATTCTCAACAATTCCCGAGAATTCCTCGTAACACTCGGCAATTTCTCTCGACGAAATCGACACGTTAAATCTCATTgagatttctatttaaagaatcTATACTTTACAGTGTAAAACGTAGGTCGGGAAGAGGCAAGGGATGGTCGGAGGTACTACAACGGTATAAGTACAACATAGAATAGATAGTTTTATAGAAGATTTCGCTACGCAGGATCGGATAGGCGTCGCGTCGATTCAGTAGGAATGTGTCATTCGAATTTCAAGGCCTCAACTTGCTGAGTATCCAAGGCATATAGTGGCTGACTTTGGTGTAGACTCCAGGCCATCCTTCCATACCGCAGGGCGACGGCCCGAAGGAGACCAGGCCGACCACGGTCCACTTTGCAGCACCCACAGGTGACCTTTCCAAGGCCATCAGAGGTCCTCCCGCGTTTCCAATGCACGGGTCCTTGTCCTTTTCTCCTCCGGCGCAGATTTGGCTGGGATCAAGGTTGATCCCTACGGTCCCGTAAACCGTCTGACATTGCTGCCACTCGACGACAGAAAGGGAGACCTTCAGCTTGAGGGTCGATGCCGATTCTCCGTTTTTCGTTTTCCCCCAGCCGGCGACGACCAACTTTTGCCCGATGGACTCGTTTGACGGTAGACAAATCGGTTTCACATAGTTAGTGAACGGAACGTCCCGGGACAACCTGATCAACGCAATGTCGTACGTCTGGTTCCTCGAGGTTGGTTGGTAGTTTTCGTGCACGATCGTCTCCTCCACTGTGACCGAGATATGCTCGTCCGCGCAGATCTGGGTCCCGTTTCCGTCCTTTATGCAATCAACGGCGGTGCTCGTGTCGTATTCTCCTAAACGGACGCTCTGTAAACTCCAGGTACTGGGCATATTTTGGCCATTGATACAGTGCGCTGCCGTTAATACGTAACGCCTGGTGATCAGCACTCCTCCGCAAGGCGTCTGTATTCTGCTCGCTAAAACATACCGACAGCGACTTCAAAATCTCGGAGGAGTCTCGCAGACAGTTTATCAGTTCTACGTTCAATCTATGGAACGATATCTAAGCTAAGGGACAATGGTTGTTCTTACGTGTCGCATATTCCAAGAGGGCGATCCAAGGAAATTCGTCGATGTCGGTGCGTTCTCCGCCGACGATTCTCGAAGACAAGTCCTTGCCGCATTCGGTTGGTAGCAAAGGATTATTATTAAATGGGTCGTCAgtcccatcgaatcctctagGCCCCGTATATTCTGGAAAACCCCGATAAAACAAAGGAACCGACATCGTTCGGTTGGAATTGACGTTGTGAAAATAACGTTAATTTTGTTTTGATACGTTTCGTAATTTTATGCGAACCAATAAAACGccaacgccgcacagtggggtatatggcccgaaaaaccggaaaaaacTCGATTTCAAAATTTTGCATAAGCCACAAAATTTTTGTTGTCCGATGTACATAGTTAAATGTCGGAGGAATAAGGCTTCAGTATTCCTTTTTTTATTTGTGCACCCGTGAAGCAGTAAATTTTATCGAAAGTCAAGAGATTTTATAGTACGCTTGCATTCTTAAACAGTCTCTGAAACAGCGTTCGTTGATTAGCGATTTTCAAGTGTTTTAAGGAAATTGTGTAAATGCTTATTTTGCAGAAGCTTTTCGTGTAGATACACAGAGCACTTTcgcagaaatttcatttcgttATCAACTAAATTAATgtagttattaatatttcaacATAATCAATCATTCGATAAGTTTTTTTTACGATTATGAATCTTCGTTCACGATTTTGTTTTACTGTTCAATAATGTCACGCGCTCTCTCTAGTACAATTACATTCGATAAAGGTTTGTGATCATAGTGCAAATAGAATTGGTCACACATTCGCATATATTGAAGATTTATAACTAAAAATAGAAATGTTGACTCTTTGAGGGAACTGTTTATATTACTGATACTCAGAGTGTTTATGCGATGCTGCATATAAGCTGATAACTTTATCAGAGCACAACTAGGGTGTTCCCCCTTGGACTCTTGGTCGCGTTTACCAACGTATTGGTGAAATTTTACCGATTAAAATGAGATCAAACACGATAGAATGTCGATTATATTTACTTATATTATGCCGAGTTATAATCACttattaaataagtaaatatgaTCGAAATTATGCTGTGTTTAgagtcatttttatcagaaaatatcgaaaatatgttggtaaaagttccgtaaaaaaaaatgaaaaataaataacttTCCTTTTTGCGTTGACGTTCTAATTACAATTAAGGGGGgaaaccttgtgtaaaatgaattttttaagtactttttctttttttgtttgaattcgtaggaaatttcctcaggaacacaataaaaaagtaagaaagtgatcagagatgtttTTGTACGTTATtatcaaaataaagtgaacggttgtattTGACGCCTCGAAAAGAAGAGAAAACTtggtatataatattttttaattttttatttaaaacattgatattAACAATTGTTCATAACATATAATCTGTTTTTTTCTTATCAAAACTTCGCCATATTTGCAATTTCGCAACTTTTAATAAAAAGAGGGTGTCTTGTTGTGCGtttttgcataaactaacgattccattttgatttttttgtttcagatcatttttcatttacaagATACCATTTTCAAGCTGCCATTGCACCATTCttatttacaattaaaatttataataaatatttttctgaaatatgacattaataaataataccctaaattttaaatcaatctatgcattacatttttcaaaaaaaaattcttgaaaaacgcCATTTACGCAAGGTTCTCCCCTGAAACTTGTGCCGGCTACTTCGATCCTCAGTCCCTCCATGTCGTCTCCATGTTATTCACTATATccggcaaacttcaaataacgtagGTTTCTCCACGGTCATTGATAGTCCATACTCGCGGAGTTTGATCATTCTCGGAGGGAAGTACTTATTAAGCTTTTCAGTGGAAGCGCTCCAACATTATCACAATTTTTCAATGGTTTTCGATAAtttgaggaaaaaatgttttaaacaaaaattgaacagtatttaaacacctacaaacttctatatattaaattaaagaaaaaagttttttcggCAACAAATGACAATCATtccgattttataaatattaaaatacaattttgatttcataatgttATAACTGACGGTAAGACAAATTCAAAGACCGGCTATGTTATTTGACATAACTTGTGTCTATAAACAACGCCGAAATAGTTTTCCCTGGATTTTCAGGCTCAATACCCCTGTGTGCGTCGAAGCGAAAACGAAAGGATCGCTCTTTCTTTCGTGAGCGACGAATTAAACGTTAGCGTTCTATTTCTTTGTCGAGATCGGCGATAGTCTTTGATCTTGGGGACGTGGATACTCCGTTGGTAATTTTACTTACGTGCATTGACAGAGTACAGTATCAACGCTTGGAGAAACACGCTCGAGACGAGGAGGTTCATCATTTTCGATGCGTCGTTTCGCGTGAACAGAATGATTCTTTAGTAGCGGTCCTGGAATAGCTGTCCAAGATCCTTGGAAAATTCGATGGACCAGCGAAGTTCGTGGCCGTTTTGTCGAAGATCGGGATACAGACTGACGATTCGAATGAGCAATGTTACTCTATATAACCGGAGTCACGATCAACTGGTTCCCCTACTATTCCAAAATGTTAGGATTATGACATCGCCATTGGCTCATTGGCTCATTGGATCGTCGTCGGATTCGGTAAACGCGTTGTTACGTGCTCGTGCGATATTACTTACGTGCGGTACACCCCTGCAGAAGAAGAGCCACTAGCACGGGGAGAAGGATGCGACGAGTCTGCTTGTTATGCTTGTGCCTAATCTGTTTAATGGCGCGCTTCTTTTCGCATCTGAAAGACGTTCAAAGATCAGCGATCTGCGATCCCGTTAAACTGATCCGATTCGATCCAATCCGACGCAATGCGATCCAATCGTTTAGACAATCGCGTTCCTATTTACACTTGCCTGTAGCCAGTAATTTTTCAAACTGTGTGCGAAGCAGACAAATTGGATTCGAAAACTGTTTGTTTTCTGGTTCCGCGGAGAACGGATGCCCGCCCGATGGTCCTTGACgtcagagttgtgcagaattacaattgagttacgccaggaattataattacaaagtaattgaatttaatgggatatgggtatatatataaagaaagcacactcttttgtagcacacggaatagagattatatttcaacaaattctctaatagcacgtcgtcagacacgtctttacggtttgagagaaacgtcgcgaataaaacaagaaaacgaaacagaggagcaacagttcaatatgaacatcagaggatcgagggtcccatgccggggacaacatacaatgtatattaactgcagatacaatgtatatcaaaagccgattcaaacgatccttccttctaaagaaataacagattcattttgttctgtttatgaaataaattccaacacgccccctcaaaataaatctattattttagtaaagacatgtcttccttgtgcttcgtctggggctaattacatatggtccaacatttgttgcttaggattagggaaacccagaaaaacctaatcagaccatataaaaaaaaacttgtaCTATCACAACTAtaattctatattcattataatcttatttctatattattactattattactgaatatatttttttttttttattccaggcCCATCTTTGCTCTAAATTCCTTAAATTTAGGTGCTGGCAATGGCTTCGTAAGGGTGTCTGCTAGTTGGCTATCTGTGggaataaattcaagttttatgaCATTCTTTTCAACTTGTTCTCTTGAGAAATGGTACTTTATATCTATATGTTTCGACCGTTTATGGCTGCTCGGATTGTTCGCAATATTAATACAACCCATATTATCTTCGAATATTATTATTGGATCAGAGACACTTATATTAATACTCATTGCCAATGATCGTAACCATAGTGCTTCTCTCACAGCTTCAAAAAGAGCCATGTACTCTGCTTCAGTGGATGAGGCTGCTACTGACTTTTGTCTTCTACTATTCCAACAGATTGTACATTGTTCATACATCTTGAACAAATACCCTGTTGTACTTTTTCGATCCGTATGTTCATTGCCTCCCCAATCTGAATCTACATATGCACTCAATAGATTTTTAGAATCGTTTTTAACATAAGTTAGTTTAATATTAGCTGACCCTTTCAGATATCTAAGAACCCTTTTAAGGTTTTGCCATAGTtcgctattatttttatttgaatatttacttaaaatatttattgcaatactTAAATCGGGTCTTGTACAAATCATTATGTACATTAAACATCCAATTAAATTACGGCAAGGTGCATTGTGTTGTTCATCCGAGTTTAAAGCTACGTAGTCTAATACACTTGGAAGAGGTGTACTAACTGGTTTGCAATCTAGCATATTAAATTTCTCAAGCACAGtcttaatatatgcactctgatCTAATGTTATTTTCCCATTAGTTCTATTCACTTTTATTCCAAGAAATagtttgatttcat
This genomic interval from Halictus rubicundus isolate RS-2024b chromosome 15, iyHalRubi1_principal, whole genome shotgun sequence contains the following:
- the LOC143361687 gene encoding serine protease ea-like — protein: MMNLLVSSVFLQALILYSVNAQYTGPRGFDGTDDPFNNNPLLPTECGKDLSSRIVGGERTDIDEFPWIALLEYATPSRIQTPCGGVLITRRYVLTAAHCINGQNMPSTWSLQSVRLGEYDTSTAVDCIKDGNGTQICADEHISVTVEETIVHENYQPTSRNQTYDIALIRLSRDVPFTNYVKPICLPSNESIGQKLVVAGWGKTKNGESASTLKLKVSLSVVEWQQCQTVYGTVGINLDPSQICAGGEKDKDPCIGNAGGPLMALERSPVGAAKWTVVGLVSFGPSPCGMEGWPGVYTKVSHYMPWILSKLRP
- the LOC143361718 gene encoding transmembrane protease serine 9-like; its protein translation is MILFTRNDASGMMNLFVSSVFLQALILHSVNAQYQEPGGSNCVTPIGGNGICIGIRQCPVLFNMLLIDPVPQYAIQYLKQSQCGFEGRGPKVCCPSEQPRPTEDPVNNNPLLPTECGKDLSSRIVGGERTDIDEFPWSALLEYTTPSRIKTRCGGVLISKRYVLTAAQCVNTKYKPSTWSLQSVRLGEYDTNTTVDCIKDGNGTQICADEHISVEVEKIIVHENYQPTSRNRTYDIALIRLSRDVPFTNYVQPICLPSNESIGQKLVAAGWWVLKWDDESPSNLKQKVSLPFVEKEQCQAVYKNMSYNLHPSQICAGGEKDKDPCIGSAGGPLMALERSPVGAAKWTVVGLVSVGAGCGIEGWPSVYTKVSYFVPWILSKIQLERQRPSGGYPFSEEPETRQFSKLVSLLRTQLEKSLATGRINRNATFFFLADDEERCSTPGNRIGVCINARYCPTVVQLLVQRPSTRDIQNYLQSLHCGFEGTTPKVCCAQQTPVTSGPTSTETPMSEIGTMDFPKPPDVSNHPNLQLINDNSCGSVILQYPWMALLAYDTGSDAPEFKCGGSLINKRYVITAARCVTGLPSGARLIGVRLGEYDLSTERDCDRDLLGLEIVCAERYQDFDLDSVYFHPDYSRRLAQNDIALLRLNGDADLRPINVKPICLPVGFNSTLPMRKMVATGWGTTASGRRSEVLLEAKLSIAGLAECAQAYTGKTQIWYKQLCAGGSKVTDACIGDSGGPLQTVTVSQGHSKYFLFGIVSFGQRGCASEGVPGVYTNVIYYMDWILNTIRP